The following are encoded in a window of Rosa chinensis cultivar Old Blush chromosome 4, RchiOBHm-V2, whole genome shotgun sequence genomic DNA:
- the LOC112200172 gene encoding very-long-chain 3-oxoacyl-CoA reductase 1 — protein MDCFILGRLKAQPWWVLALFSIGSLSILRFSVSVLNWVFVNFLRPAKNLKKYGSWALVTGPTDGIGRGFAFQLARKGLNLVLVGRSPSKLKDVSDAILAKYGKTQIKTVVVDFSGDLDDGVKRIQESIEGLDLGVVINNVGISYPYARYFHEVDDELLRNLIKINVEGTTKVTHAVLPGMLQRKRGAIVNIGSGAAGVIPSDPLYAVYAATKAYIDQFSRCLHVEYKNKGIDVQCQVPLYVATKMASIKRSSFFVPSTDGYARAALGRIGYEPRCTPYWPHTLIWTLVYLLPESIVDAYRLRFNLGIRKRGQLKDSRKKD, from the exons ATGGATTGCTTTATACTCGGGCGCCTCAAGGCTCAGCCTTGGTGGGTTTTGGCTCTGTTCTCTATTGGTTCCTTGTCCATTCTCAGATTCTCAGTCTCTGTACTCAACTGGGTCTTCGTCAATTTCCTCAGACCCGCCAAGAATCTCAAAAAGTACGGATCTTGGGCACTCGTCACCGGGCCCACCGACGGCATTGGCAGAGGCTTTGCTTTTCAGTTGGCTCGCAAGGGGCTCAATCTGGTGTTGGTGGGCCGGAGCCCCAGTAAGCTGAAGGACGTCTCCGATGCGATTCTGGCCAAGTACGGCAAGACCCAGATCAAGACCGTCGTCGTTGACTTCAGCGGCGACCTGGACGACGGCGTTAAGAGGATTCAAGAGAGCATTGAGGGTTTGGATTTGGGGGTCGTGATCAACAACGTTGGGATTTCGTATCCTTATGCCAGGTACTTTCATGAGGTGGATGACGAGTTGTTGCGGAACTTGATTAAGATAAACGTTGAAGGGACCACTAAGGTTACGCATGCTGTCTTGCCGGGAATGTTGCAGAGGAAGAGAGGAGCTATTGTCAATATTGGGTCCGGTGCCGCCGGGGTTATCCCCTCCGATCCTCTCTATGCTGTTTACGCAGCTACCAAAGC GTATATTGATCAGTTCTCTAGGTGCCTTCATGTGGAGTACAAAAACAAGGGGATTGATGTCCAGTGTCAG GTTCCATTGTATGTGGCAACAAAGATGGCATCTATCAAGAGATCTTCCTTCTTTGTACCATCAACTGATGGTTATGCGCGGGCAGCTTTAGGCAGGATAGGCTACGAACCTCGTTGCACTCCTTACTGGCCCCATACTCTTATTTGGACTCTCGTTTACTTGCTCCCGGAGTCCATTGTTGATGCATATCGACTTCGATTTAACTTAGGCATCCGAAAAAGGGGACAACTCAAAGATTCAAGGAAGAAGGACTAG
- the LOC112198067 gene encoding uncharacterized protein LOC112198067 yields MDKNPSSASDDVTVFLDTSLDTHLAITVSGNDTVSDLKRKLENEHPLSFEEIKIRALKVDRRGTLYHLSDSMRVKCAVSGVDRECFLFADASIIEKRGEIQHGSHNFGSGICDNPLVSGADRPFNVLSKRLFSVDDSVPLLLEGKKNNIVDQNGSVDSGRETLKDLEMGIKHSDDDHCKTSFDETINGLEPKTQADRSLSSEGFRVPTAQEHREDTSKKEISEAKSSASLGKASPSSKNRQQNAKQKSEETAHLKENDTPVYGFNEEQSRIDIVPPEDSLGNEGGDVPCDTVVVNRTTTEEPRRASASNMDNRSDSGLHRNNDTYKETEVSGKHTDIRLDTFMHCNTAVEDASQSQTVSKKKRKFENITDLEDSLKENNVLICESTKEASQQDASQSWTASKKRRKFEKVTDLEDLIKENNVLICDSNKEASQPEITSELSAGKTASTTLDGSLAETTDLLTNSSRGKKNKKKKKASNPLRQVVGAAPCGNSDMEERSMVASAGINNKNSSGEDVAPISSLGPKEDNCALIRELQENRKAPSLLDFNKATEEKPEGHPPLVVKAPSENGTSSAERVQEKREPSQTNDSEAMLSESQSKTDGNNAKLIVTSELLDTNEPVTPSKKKRKKRKTKDSIGAEHIVDSQCDISLAEPHEAVHGQQDSDKAKNEESNFSQKNGKDVSEKDTESCHLVMEPVTPSKKKKKKRKTKDSTGAEHIVDSQCDISLAEPHEAVHGEQDSDKAKNEESNFSQKNGKDISEKDTKSCHLVMEADKCDGNEVETSQQVGKTPANAESTKKKSKRKHDAMTKDLQKLEAEEKSASHQDPTLTTDIRTEAVASKRKKSKLAKTTLIDQSNAKCLESGSEHGVQIGSLHACSNFMSESTKLPSQAQEHIAGMSLKPNLSGNHEEVSCEGEEINFHKYMVPSQSKNEVVASGEVHTEEVTKSKKVDNKQKPKKNRKAVDSSGCSWDLQSPLKSHDNQGIGEKSEASKSSSMQPQGSISNVDGVVPQPEEIVPKKVSKTGTKAQSSDASGKINSIPKVAGKRSLANGSGANSITEKKNEAVAISSSKTEKSNNKDQKKPVKKHQSGVSQNVVGSGKASGNDDGEVLNSSKGKTSSATPLAPEYRNKSSEGKDGFVDSGASTTSSDYSLSSESDYSDGESNAGSCASSGKKNTGRSGYSSIKGKPARRLKNDEIFLNSSVYKKAKLAASQSQLEEDNQAPEFVPDSQPAF; encoded by the exons ATGGACAAGAACCCGAGCTCCGCCTCGGATGACGTCACTGTGTTCCTAGACACGAGCCTTGACACCCACTTGGCCATCACCGTCTCCGGCAACGACACCGTTTCCGACCTCAAAA GAAAATTGGAAAATGAGCATCCGTTGAGCTTCGAAGAAATCAAAATTCGAGCTTTGAAG GTGGACCGGAGGGGAACCTTGTATCACCTCTCGGATTCAATGCGTGTTAAATGTGCTGTCAGTGGCGTCGACAGGGAGTGTTTTCTTTTTGCTGATGCTTCTATTATAGAGAAGAGGGGTGAAATTCAGCATGGTTCCCACAATTTTGGTTCTGGAATTTGTGATAATCCTTTGGTTAGCGGGGCTGATCGTCCTTTTAATGTTCTTAGCAAAAGGTTGTTCAGTGTTGATGATTCGGTACCATTGCTACTAGAGGGCAAGAAGAATAATATTGTAGACCAGAATGGTTCGGTGGATTCTGGTAGAGAAACTTTAAAAGATTTGGAGATGGGAATCAAGCATTCTGATGATGACCATTGCAAAACTTCATTTGATGAGACAATCAATGGGCTAGAACCTAAAACACAGGCAGATCGCAGCCTTAGTAGTGAGGGGTTTAGAGTTCCCACAGCACAAGAACACAGGGAAGATAcctcaaagaaagaaataagtGAAGCCAAAAGCAGCGCATCTTTGGGAAAAGCTTCACCTTCTTCAAAGAATAGACAACAGAATGCTAAGCAAAAAAGTGAAGAGACAGCACATCTGAAAGAAAATGACACTCCAGTTTATGGATTCAACGAAGAACAGTCGCGGATAGATATTGTACCTCCAGAAGACTCATTAGGAAATGAGGGTGGAGATGTTCCCTGTGATACGGTGGTAGTAAACAGAACTACTACAGAAGAACCTCGCAGGGCTTCAGCTTCTAATATGGATAACAGGTCAGATTCTGGACTTCATAGGAACAATGATACATACAAAGAAACTGAAGTTTCAGGAAAACACACTGACATTAGATTGGATACATTTATGCACTGCAATACAGCAGTAGAAGATGCTTCACAATCTCAGACTGTTTCAAAGAAAAAGCGCAAGTTTGAAAACATAACTGATCTTGAAGATTCGTTGAAAGAAAACAATGTCTTGATTTGTGAATCTACTAAAGAGGCTTCCCAACAAGATGCTTCTCAATCTTGGACTGCTTCAAAGAAAAGGCGCaagtttgaaaaagtaactgaTCTTGAAGatttgatcaaagaaaacaaTGTCTTGATTTGTGATTCTAATAAAGAGGCTTCCCAACCAGAAATTACATCTGAACTCTCTGCAGGGAAAACTGCAAGTACTACCTTAGATGGTTCACTTGCTGAAACCACAGATTTGTTGACAAACAGTTCCAGgggaaagaagaacaaaaagaaaaagaaagcatCGAATCCTCTGCGCCAAGTAGTTGGTGCAGCTCCTTGTGGAAACAGTGATATGGAAGAGAGATCTATGGTTGCTTCTGCAggaattaataataaaaattcaaGTGGAGAAGATGTAGCACCTATCAGTAGTCTAGGTCCGAAGGAAGATAACTGCGCTCTTATCCGAGAGTTGCAGGAAAATCGTAAAGCACCCTCTTTACTTG ATTTTAATAAAGCTACTGAAGAAAAACCGGAAGGTCATCCTCCCCTTGTTGTCAAAGCTCCTAGTGAAAATGGAACAAGTTCAGCTGAAAGAGTtcaagagaagagagaaccatCACAGACAAATGACTCGGAAGCAATGCTGTCTGAAAGCCAGAGTAAAACAGATGGGAACAATGCAAAACTAATTGTGACATCTGAATTATTGGATACAAATGAACCTGTCACCCCTagtaagaagaaaaggaagaaaaggaagaccAAGGATTCCATCGGTGCAGAACACATTGTAGATTCTCAGTGTGATATTTCATTGGCTGAACCTCATGAAGCTGTACATGGTCAACAGGATAGTGATAAAGCTAAGAACGAGGAGAGTAATTTTTCTCAGAAAAATGGGAAAGACGTATCAGAAAAGGATACAGAGAGTTGCCATTTAGTTATGGAACCTGTCACCCCTagtaagaagaaaaagaagaaaaggaagaccAAGGATTCCACCGGTGCAGAACACATTGTAGATTCTCAGTGTGATATTTCATTGGCTGAACCTCATGAAGCTGTACATGGTGAACAGGACAGTGATAAAGCTAAGAACGAGGAGAGTAATTTTTCTCAGAAAAATGGGAAAGACATATCAGAAAAGGATACAAAGAGTTGCCATTTAGTTATGGAAGCTGATAAGTGTGAtggcaatgaggttgaaacttCACAGCAAGTTGGCAAAACTCCAGCAAATGCAGAGAGTACAAAAAAGAAATCTAAGAGGAAACATGATGCCATGACAAAAGATCTCCAGAAGTTGGAAGCAGAAGAGAAAAGTGCTAGTCACCAGGATCCTACTCTAACAACTGATATTAGAACTGAGGCAGTAGccagcaaaagaaagaaaagtaagCTGGCAAAAACAACTCTGATTGATCAGTCAAATGCAAAATGTCTGGAATCTGGTAGCGAGCATGGAGTTCAAATTGGTAGTCTCCATGCTTGCTCAAATTTCATGTCTGAGTCTACTAAACTTCCTTCCCAGGCACAAGAACACATTGCTGGGATGTCTCTCAAACCTAATCTTTCTGGAAACCATGAGGAGGTTTCTTGTGAAGGAGAAGAGATTAACTTTCATAAATATATGGTGCCTAGCCAAAGCAAGAATGAAGTTGTTGCTTCTGGTGAAGTACATACTGAAGAGGTGACGAAATCAAAAAAAGTAGATAACAAGCAGAAGCCTAAAAAGAACCGCAAAGCGGTTGATTCAAGTGGCTGCTCATGGGATCTGCAAAGTCCACTCAAGTCGCATGATAACCAAGGGATTGGTGAAAAGTCTGAAGCTAGCAAATCTAGCTCCATGCAACCGCAAGGATCAATATCTAATGTTGATGGTGTTGTGCCTCAGCCCGAGGAAATTGTTCCCAAGAAAGTTTCCAAAACTGGGACTAAAGCCCAATCATCTGATGCATCTGGTAAAATAAATTCCATTCCCAAGGTAGCTGGAAAGCGCAGTCTTGCCAATGGTTCTGGGGCCAATAGTATTACCGAGAAAAAGAATGAAGCTGTTGCTATATCAAGTTCTAAgacagaaaaatcaaacaataaaGACCAAAAGAAACCAGTTAAGAAGCACCAATCAGGTGTGAGTCAGAATGTTGTGGGCAGTGGAAAAGCTTCTGGTAATGATGATGGGGAAGTGTTGAATAGCTCAAAAGGCAAGACGAGCTCAGCGACACCGTTGGCCCCTGAGTACAGGAATAAAAGTTCTGAAGGTAAAGATGGATTTGTTGATTCAGGTGCCAGCACCACCTCATCTGATTACTCATTGTCCTCTGAATCTGACTACTCAGATGGTGAAAGCAATGCAG GATCTTGTGCCTCATCAGGGAAGAAGAATACAGGGAGAAGCGG TTATTCTAGCATAAAGGGTAAACCGGCAAGAAGGCTAAAAAACGATGAGATTTTTCTAAATTCAAGCGTCTACAAGAAGGCCAAACTTGCCGCATCTCAATCACAACTCGAAGAAGACAACCAGGCTCCTGAATTTGTTCCAGACAGTCAGCCTGCCTTCTAG